From the Astyanax mexicanus isolate ESR-SI-001 chromosome 9, AstMex3_surface, whole genome shotgun sequence genome, one window contains:
- the LOC103023184 gene encoding cytochrome P450 1A1, translating to MSLRVLPFFDSISISEGLVAMVTICIVYILLQKSRVKIPEGLKQLPGPHSLPIIGNLMELGWNPHLSLTTMSERFGHVFKIHIGSRPVVVLSGSETVRQALIKQGDEFAGRPDLYSFQYINDGQSLAFSTDQAGVWRHRRKLAQNALRSFATLKGQTPEYSCALEEHISKEGLYLVERLRKVTKADGCFDPFRHIVVSVANVICGMCFGRRYSHDHEELVSLVNLSDEFGQVVSSGNPADFIPFLRLLPSKTMKKFVDINNRFNKFVQRILREHYETYDKNNIRDITDSLIDHCEDRKLDENSNVQVSDEKIVGIVNDLFGAGFDTISTALSWSVMYLVAYPKIHEKLYQEMMEKIGTGRTPQLSDKTNLPYLDCFITEVFRHSSFLPFTIPHCTSKDTSLNGYFIPKDTCVFINQWQINHDPDQWKEPSMFNPDRFLSEDGVEINKTEAEKVMVFGLGKRRCIGEYIGRSEVFLFLTILIQRLKFSSLPGEMPDMTPIYGLTMKHNRCMLTVAPRPGFEEFCSESLH from the exons ATGTCGCTGAGAGTCTTGCCCTTCTTCGACTCCATCTCCATCTCGGAGGGCCTGGTGGCCATGGTGACGATCTGCATAGTGTATATCCTGCTTCAAAAGAGTCGAGTAAAGATCCCTGAGGGTCTTAAGCAGCTTCCAGGTCCACATTCCCTTCCCATCATTGGGAATTTGATGGAACTTGGGTGGAACCCCCACCTCAGCCTGACCACCATGAGCGAGCGCTTTGGCCACGTCTTTAAGATCCATATAGGGAGTCGACCCGTGGTGGTGCTGAGCGGCAGTGAAACTGTGCGGCAGGCACTCATCAAGCAGGGAGATGAGTTTGCTGGACGGCCAGATCTGTACAG TTTCCAATACATCAATGATGGCCAAAGCCTGGCCTTCAGCACAGATCAGGCTGGGGTGTGGCGCCATCGCCGTAAGCTGGCCCAGAATGCCCTGCGCTCTTTCGCTACCCTGAAAGGCCAAACCCCTGAATATTCCTGTGCCCTGGAGGAGCACATCAGCAAAGAGGGGCTGTACCTGGTGGAGAGACTGCGCAAAGTGACGAAGGCCGACGGCTGCTTCGACCCCTTCCGCCACATTGTGGTGTCTGTGGCCAACGTCATCTGTGGCATGTGCTTCGGCCGGCGCTACAGCCACGACCACGAGGAGCTAGTGAGTCTGGTGAACCTGAGCGACGAGTTCGGACAGGTGGTCAGTAGCGGCAACCCTGCTGATTTCATCCCTTTCCTCCGCCTCCTGCCAAGCAAGACCATGAAGAAGTTTGTGGACATCAACAATCGCTTTAACAAGTTTGTGCAGAGGATTCTCAGAGAGCATTACGAGACTTACGATAAG AACAACATCCGTGATATCACAGACTCCCTCATTGATCACTGTGAAGACAGGAAGCTGGACGAGAACTCCAATGTCCAGGTATCTGACGAGAAGATAGTGGGGATAGTGAATGACCTTTTTGGTGCTG GTTTCGACACCATCAGCACTGCTTTGTCGTGGTCTGTGATGTATCTGGTGGCCTATCCAAAGATTCACGAGAAACTTTATCAGGAGATGA TGGAGAAGATTGGAACAGGTCGTACACCTCAGCTTTCAGACAAAACCAACCTGCCCTATCTGGACTGTTTCATAACAGAGGTCTTCCGCCACTCCTCCTTCTTGCCTTTCACCATCCCCCACTG CACCTCGAAAGACACATCGCTCAATGGATACTTCATTCCCAAAGATACGTGCGTGTTCATCAACCAATGGCAGATTAACCATGACCC AGATCAGTGGAAAGAACCCTCCATGTTCAACCCAGACCGCTTCCTGAGTGAAGACGGTGTCGAGATCAACAAAACCGAAGCTGAGAAGGTCATGGTGTTCGGTCTGGGAAAGCGGCGCTGCATCGGCGAATACATCGGCCGCTCTGAagtcttcctcttcctcaccaTCCTCATCCAGAGACTAAAGTTCAGCAGCTTGCCAGGAGAGATGCCAGATATGACCCCCATATACGGCCTCACCATGAAGCACAATCGCTGCATGCTGACCGTCGCTCCGCGGCCAGGCTTTGAGGAGTTCTGCTCAGAGAGTCTGCACTGA
- the LOC103038575 gene encoding cytochrome P450 1A1, with the protein MPLAVIPLFGPISISESLVAMVTICTVYLLVQLSRERIPAGLKLLPGPQSIPIIGNVMELGLNPHLSLTTMSKRFGNVFKIHIGTRPVVVLSGGETVRQALIKQGDDFAGRPDLFSFQYINNGKSLAFSTDQAGVWRHRRKLAQNALRSFSTLEGQTPEYSCALEEHISKEGLYLVERLRKVTKADGCFDPFRHIVVSVANVICGMCFGRRYSHDHEELLSLVNLSDEFGQVAGNGNPADFIPFLRFLPSKTMETFVDINRRFNKFVQRIVREHYSTYDKNNIRDITDSLIDHCEDRKLDENSNVQVSDEKIVGIVNDLFGAGFDTVSTALSWSVMYLVAYPEIQEKLHQELMEKVGNDRKPCLTDKNNLPLLESFITEMFRHSSFMPFTIPHCTTKDTSLNGYFIPKNTCVFINQWQINHDPDQWKEPSMFNPDRFLSEDGVEINKTEAEKVMVFGLGKRRCIGEYIGRSEVFLFLAILIQRLKFSSLPGEMPDMTPNYGLTMKHSRCMLTVAPRPGFEEFSSESLD; encoded by the exons ATGCCCCTGGCAGTCATACCATTGTTCGGCCCCATCTCCATCTCGGAGAGTCTGGTGGCGATGGTGACGATATGTACGGTCTACCTCCTCGTCCAATTGTCTCGAGAAAGGATCCCTGCAGGTCTTAAGCTGCTTCCAGGCCCGCAGTCAATTCCAATCATTGGGAATGTGATGGAACTTGGGTTGAACCCTCACCTCAGCCTGACCACCATGAGCAAGCGATTTGGCAACGTCTTTAAGATCCACATAGGGACTCGACCCGTGGTGGTGCTGAGTGGCGGTGAAACTGTGCGGCAGGCACTCATCAAGCAGGGAGATGACTTCGCTGGACGGCCAGATCTGTTCAG TTTCCAATACATCAATAATGGCAAAAGCCTGGCCTTCAGCACAGATCAGGCTGGGGTGTGGCGCCATCGCCGTAAGCTGGCCCAGAATGCCCTGCGCTCTTTCTCTACACTAGAAGGCCAAACCCCTGAGTATTCCTGTGCCCTGGAGGAGCACATCAGCAAAGAGGGGCTGTACCTGGTGGAGAGACTGCGCAAAGTGACGAAGGCCGACGGCTGCTTCGACCCCTTCCGCCACATTGTGGTCTCTGTGGCCAACGTCATCTGTGGCATGTGCTTCGGCCGGCGCTACAGCCACGACCATGAGGAGCTGTTGAGTCTGGTGAACCTGAGTGACGAGTTCGGACAGGTGGCTGGTAACGGCAACCCTGCTGATTTCATCCCCTTCCTCCGGTTCCTGCCAAGCAAGACCATGGAGACGTTTGTGGACATCAACAGGCGCTTCAACAAATTTGTGCAGAGGATCGTCAGAGAGCATTACAGCACTTACGATAAG AACAACATCCGTGATATCACAGACTCCCTCATTGATCACTGTGAAGACAGGAAGCTGGACGAGAACTCCAATGTCCAGGTGTCTGACGAGAAGATAGTGGGGATAGTGAATGACCTCTTCGGGGCCG GTTTTGACACCGTCAGCACTGCTTTGTCGTGGTCTGTGATGTATCTGGTGGCCTATCCTGAGATTCAGGAGAAACTTCATCAGGAGCTGA TGGAGAAGGTGGGAAATGATCGTAAACCTTGCCTAACAGACAAAAACAACCTGCCACTCCTCGAGTCTTTCATTACGGAGATGTTCCGCCACTCCTCCTTCATGCCCTTCACCATACCACACTG CACCACAAAAGACACATCCCTCAATGGATACTTCATTCCCAAAAATACGTGCGTGTTCATCAACCAGTGGCAGATTAACCACGACCC AGATCAGTGGAAAGAACCCTCCATGTTCAACCCAGACCGTTTCCTGAGTGAAGACGGTGTCGAGATCAACAAGACTGAAGCTGAGAAGGTCATGGTGTTCGGTCTGGGCAAGCGGCGCTGCATCGGTGAATACATCGGCCGCTCCGAAGTCTTCCTCTTCCTCGCCATCCTCATCCAGAGACTAAAGTTCAGCAGCTTGCCAGGAGAGATGCCAGATATGACCCCCAACTACGGCCTCACCATGAAGCACAGTCGCTGCATGCTGACCGTCGCTCCGCGGCCAGGCTTCGAAGAATTCAGCTCAGAGAGTCTGGACTGA